From a single Phocoena sinus isolate mPhoSin1 chromosome 1, mPhoSin1.pri, whole genome shotgun sequence genomic region:
- the MOV10 gene encoding helicase MOV-10 isoform X1, with protein sequence MIWVLGILHTRLDRACGFLQGITSENSTTLDIFGTLGRQLPAAAATFSFISTNPPAWAAVAAAMPSKFSCRQLRETGQRFENFLVDRGLDRETDRERLRTIYNQDFKTSFGTPAPGFSSMLYGMKIANLAYVTKTRVRFFGLDRWADVWFPEKRRMKPGSEISKHHKSLLATIFYDRTEYLHGKHGVDVEVQGPHEARDGQLLIRLDLNRKEVLTLRLRNGGTQPVTLTHLFPFCRTPQFAFCNGDRELPCPLGPGECYELHVHCKTSFVGYFPATVLWELLGPGEPGSEGAGTFYIARFLAVVAHSPLAAQLKPTTPFKRTQITRNPVVTNRIEEGERPDRAKSYDLELSMALGTYYPPPRLRQLLPILLQGTSIFTAPKEIAEIKAQLETPLKWRNYEVKLRLLLHLEELQMEHDIRHYDLESVPMTWDPVDQNPGLLTLEVPGVAESRPSVLRGDHLFALLSSETHQEDPITYKGFVHKVELDRVKLSFSTGLLSRFVDGLTFKVNFTFNRQPLRVQHRALELTGRWPLWPLLFPVASRGVPLLPSDVKLKLYDRSLESNPEQLQAMKHIVMGTTRPAPYIIFGPPGTGKTVTLVEAIKQVVKHLPKAHILACAPSNSGADLLCQRLRVHLPSSIYRLLAPSRDIRMVPEDIKPCCNWDAKKGDYVFPSKKKLQEYRVLITTLITASRLVSAQFPIDHFTHIFIDEAGHSMEPESLVAIAGLMEVKEADNPGGQLVLAGDPRQLGPVLRCPLTQKHGLGYSLLERLLTYNALYKKGPDGYNPQFITKLLRNYRSHPTILDIPNQLYYEGELQACADVVDRERFCRWEGLPRQDFPIIFHGVMGKDEREGNSPSFFNPEEAATVTSYLKQLLAPSSKKGKARLSPRSVGVISPYRKQVEKIRYCITKLDKELRGLDDIKDLKVGSVEEFQGQERSVILISTVRSSQSFVQLDLDFNLGFLKNPKRFNVAVTRAKALLIVVGNPLLLGHDPDWKVFLEFCKENGGYTGCPFPAKLDLQQGQNLLQGLSKLSPSTSGPKSHDCQAREGEGGLPLQVEPEWRNEL encoded by the exons GGCCGCCAACTTCCCGCCGCGGCGGCGactttcagtttcatttctaCGAACCCTCCTGCCTGGGCCGCAGTCGCCGCCGCGATGCCCAGTAAGTTCAGCTGCCGGCAGCTTCGGGAGACGGGCCAGAGATTCGAGAATTTCCTGGTCGATCGGGGACTGGACAGGGAGACAGATCGCGAGCGGTTGCGGACCATTTATAACCAGGACTTCAAGACCAG CTTTGGGACCCCCGCCCCTGGCTTCTCCTCCATGCTGTATGGAATGAAGATTGCCAACCTGGCCTACGTCACCAAGACCCGGGTCAGGTTCTTCGGGCTCGACCGTTGGGCCGACGTGTGGTTCCCAGAAAAGAGGAGAATGAAGCCGGGGTCGGAGATCAGCAAACACCACAAGTCGCTGCTGGCCACGATCTTTTATGACAG GACTGAGTATCTTCACGGGAAACATGGGGTGGACGTGGAGGTCCAGGGGCCCCATGAAGCCCGAGATGGGCAGCTCCTTATCCGCCTGGATTTGAACCGCAAGGAGGTGCTGACCCTGAGGCTTCGGAATGGAGGAACCCAGCCTGTCACCCTCACCCACCTCTTCCCGTTCTGCCGGACCCCCCAGTTTGCCTTCTGCAATGGAGACCGGGAGCTGCCCTGCCCACTGGGCCCTG GTGAATGCTATGAGCTCCATGTCCACTGTAAGACCAGCTTTGTGGGCTACTTCCCAGCCACCGTGCTCTGGGAGCTGCTAGGACCTGGGGAGCCAGGCTCAGAAGGAGCTGGTACTTTCTACATTGCCCGCTTCTTGGCCGTCGTGGCCCACAGCCCCCTGGCAGCACAACTGAAGCCCACGACTCCCTTCAAGCGCACCCAGATCACGAGAAACCCTGTGGTGACCAACCGgatagaggaaggagagagacccGACCG tGCTAAGAGCTATGACCTGGAGTTAAGTATGGCCCTGGGAACATACTACCCACCCCCCCGCCTCCGGCAGCTGCTCCCCATCCTTCTTCAGGGAACAAGTATCTTCACTGCCCCAAAGGAGATTGCTGAGATCAA ggcccagctggAGACACCCCTGAAGTGGAGGAACTACGAGGTGAAGCTCCGGCTGCTGCTGCACCTGGAGGAGCTGCAGATGGAGCATGACATCCGGCACTATGACCTGGAGTCGGTGCCTATGACCTGGGACCCCGTAGACCAGAATCCCGGGCTGCTCACGCTGGAG GTTCCCGGGGTGGCCGAGAGCCGCCCCTCAGTGCTGCGGGGTGACCACCTCTTTGCCCTTTTATCCTCTGAGACACACCAGGAGGACCCCATCACCTACAAGGGCTTTGTGCACAAGGTGGAACTGGACCGGGTCAAGCTGAGTTTTTCCACAGG CCTCCTGAGCCGCTTTGTGGATGGGCTGACCTTCAAGGTGAACTTCACCTTCAACCGCCAGCCCCTGCGGGTGCAGCACCGTGCCTTGGAGCTGACGGGGCGCTGGCCGCTGTGGCCCCTGCTTTTCCCTGTGGCCTCTCGTGGGGTCCCACTGCTGCCCTCAGATGTGAAGCTCAA GCTGTACGACCGGAGTCTGGAATCCAACCCGGAGCAGCTGCAGGCCATGAAGCACATTGTTATGGGTACCACCCGCCCTGCCCCGTACATCATCTTTGGGCCTCCAGGCACTGGCAAGACTGTCACCTTAGTGGAAGCCATCAAGCAG GTGGTGAAGCACTTGCCCAAAGCCCACATCCTGGCCTGTGCTCCGTCCAACTCGGGGGCCGACCTCCTCTGTCAACGCCTCCGGGTCCACCTGCCCAGCTCCATCTACCGCCTCCTGGCTCCCAGCAGGGATATCCGCATGGTGCCTGAGGACATCAAG CCCTGCTGTAACTGGGATGCAAAGAAGGGGGATTACGTGTTTCCTTCCAAGAAGAAGCTGCAGGAATATCGCGTGTTAATTACCACGCTCATCACTGCCAGCAg GTTGGTCTCGGCCCAGTTTCCCATCGATCACTTCACACACATCTTCATCGATGAGGCTGGCCACTCCATGGAGCCGGAGAGCCTGGTGGCCATAGCAG GGCTGATGGAAGTCAAGGAAGCAGACAATCCAGGAGGGCAGCTGGTGCTGGCAGGAGACCCTCGGCAGCTGGGGCCTGTGCTGCGCTGCCCACTGACCCAGAAGCATGGGCTGGGGTACTCACTGCTGGAGCGGCTGCTCACCTACAATGCCCTGTACAAGAAGGGCCCTGATGGCTATAACCCCCAGTTCATAACCAAGCTGCTACGCAACTACAG gtCTCACCCCACCATCCTGGACATTCCTAACCAGCTGTATTATGAAGGGGAGCTGCAGGCCTGTGCGGACGTTGTGGACCGAGAGCGCTTCTGCCGCTGGGAAGGTCTGCCTCGACAG GACTTTCCCATCATCTTTCACGGCGTAATGGGCAAGGATGAGCGTGAAGGCAACAGCCCATCCTTCTTCAACCCCGAAGAGGCTGCCACGGTGACTTCCTACCTGAAGCAGCTCCTGGCCCCCTCCTCCAAGAAGGGCAAAGCCCGTCTGAGCCCCCGAAGCGTGGGCGTCATCTCTCCATACCGGAAGCAG GTGGAAAAAATTCGTTACTGCATCACCAAACTTGACAAGGAGCTTCGGGGACTGGATGACATCAAGGACTTGAAG gtgggctCCGTGGAAGAGTTTCAAGGCCAGGAGCGCAGCGTCATCCTCATCTCCACCGTGCGGAGCAGCCAGAGCTTTGTGCAGCTGGATCTGGACTTTAACCTGGGTTTCCTCAAGAACCCCAAG AGGTTCAACGTGGCTGTGACCCGTGCCAAGGCTTTGCTCATCGTGGTGGGCAACCCGCTCCTGCTGGGCCACGACCCCGACTGGAAAGT ATTCCTAGAGTTCTGTAAAGAAAACGGGGGGTATACCGGGTGCCCCTTCCCTGCCAAACTGGACCTGCAGCAGGGGCAGAACTTACTCCAGGGTCTGAGCAAACTCAGCCCCTCTACCTCAG GACCCAAAAGTCACGACTGCCAGGCGCGGGAGGGTGAAGGGGGCCTGCCCCTGCAAGTGGAGCCCGAGTGGAGGAATGAGCTCTGA
- the MOV10 gene encoding helicase MOV-10 isoform X2 translates to MPSKFSCRQLRETGQRFENFLVDRGLDRETDRERLRTIYNQDFKTSFGTPAPGFSSMLYGMKIANLAYVTKTRVRFFGLDRWADVWFPEKRRMKPGSEISKHHKSLLATIFYDRTEYLHGKHGVDVEVQGPHEARDGQLLIRLDLNRKEVLTLRLRNGGTQPVTLTHLFPFCRTPQFAFCNGDRELPCPLGPGECYELHVHCKTSFVGYFPATVLWELLGPGEPGSEGAGTFYIARFLAVVAHSPLAAQLKPTTPFKRTQITRNPVVTNRIEEGERPDRAKSYDLELSMALGTYYPPPRLRQLLPILLQGTSIFTAPKEIAEIKAQLETPLKWRNYEVKLRLLLHLEELQMEHDIRHYDLESVPMTWDPVDQNPGLLTLEVPGVAESRPSVLRGDHLFALLSSETHQEDPITYKGFVHKVELDRVKLSFSTGLLSRFVDGLTFKVNFTFNRQPLRVQHRALELTGRWPLWPLLFPVASRGVPLLPSDVKLKLYDRSLESNPEQLQAMKHIVMGTTRPAPYIIFGPPGTGKTVTLVEAIKQVVKHLPKAHILACAPSNSGADLLCQRLRVHLPSSIYRLLAPSRDIRMVPEDIKPCCNWDAKKGDYVFPSKKKLQEYRVLITTLITASRLVSAQFPIDHFTHIFIDEAGHSMEPESLVAIAGLMEVKEADNPGGQLVLAGDPRQLGPVLRCPLTQKHGLGYSLLERLLTYNALYKKGPDGYNPQFITKLLRNYRSHPTILDIPNQLYYEGELQACADVVDRERFCRWEGLPRQDFPIIFHGVMGKDEREGNSPSFFNPEEAATVTSYLKQLLAPSSKKGKARLSPRSVGVISPYRKQVEKIRYCITKLDKELRGLDDIKDLKVGSVEEFQGQERSVILISTVRSSQSFVQLDLDFNLGFLKNPKRFNVAVTRAKALLIVVGNPLLLGHDPDWKVFLEFCKENGGYTGCPFPAKLDLQQGQNLLQGLSKLSPSTSGPKSHDCQAREGEGGLPLQVEPEWRNEL, encoded by the exons ATGCCCAGTAAGTTCAGCTGCCGGCAGCTTCGGGAGACGGGCCAGAGATTCGAGAATTTCCTGGTCGATCGGGGACTGGACAGGGAGACAGATCGCGAGCGGTTGCGGACCATTTATAACCAGGACTTCAAGACCAG CTTTGGGACCCCCGCCCCTGGCTTCTCCTCCATGCTGTATGGAATGAAGATTGCCAACCTGGCCTACGTCACCAAGACCCGGGTCAGGTTCTTCGGGCTCGACCGTTGGGCCGACGTGTGGTTCCCAGAAAAGAGGAGAATGAAGCCGGGGTCGGAGATCAGCAAACACCACAAGTCGCTGCTGGCCACGATCTTTTATGACAG GACTGAGTATCTTCACGGGAAACATGGGGTGGACGTGGAGGTCCAGGGGCCCCATGAAGCCCGAGATGGGCAGCTCCTTATCCGCCTGGATTTGAACCGCAAGGAGGTGCTGACCCTGAGGCTTCGGAATGGAGGAACCCAGCCTGTCACCCTCACCCACCTCTTCCCGTTCTGCCGGACCCCCCAGTTTGCCTTCTGCAATGGAGACCGGGAGCTGCCCTGCCCACTGGGCCCTG GTGAATGCTATGAGCTCCATGTCCACTGTAAGACCAGCTTTGTGGGCTACTTCCCAGCCACCGTGCTCTGGGAGCTGCTAGGACCTGGGGAGCCAGGCTCAGAAGGAGCTGGTACTTTCTACATTGCCCGCTTCTTGGCCGTCGTGGCCCACAGCCCCCTGGCAGCACAACTGAAGCCCACGACTCCCTTCAAGCGCACCCAGATCACGAGAAACCCTGTGGTGACCAACCGgatagaggaaggagagagacccGACCG tGCTAAGAGCTATGACCTGGAGTTAAGTATGGCCCTGGGAACATACTACCCACCCCCCCGCCTCCGGCAGCTGCTCCCCATCCTTCTTCAGGGAACAAGTATCTTCACTGCCCCAAAGGAGATTGCTGAGATCAA ggcccagctggAGACACCCCTGAAGTGGAGGAACTACGAGGTGAAGCTCCGGCTGCTGCTGCACCTGGAGGAGCTGCAGATGGAGCATGACATCCGGCACTATGACCTGGAGTCGGTGCCTATGACCTGGGACCCCGTAGACCAGAATCCCGGGCTGCTCACGCTGGAG GTTCCCGGGGTGGCCGAGAGCCGCCCCTCAGTGCTGCGGGGTGACCACCTCTTTGCCCTTTTATCCTCTGAGACACACCAGGAGGACCCCATCACCTACAAGGGCTTTGTGCACAAGGTGGAACTGGACCGGGTCAAGCTGAGTTTTTCCACAGG CCTCCTGAGCCGCTTTGTGGATGGGCTGACCTTCAAGGTGAACTTCACCTTCAACCGCCAGCCCCTGCGGGTGCAGCACCGTGCCTTGGAGCTGACGGGGCGCTGGCCGCTGTGGCCCCTGCTTTTCCCTGTGGCCTCTCGTGGGGTCCCACTGCTGCCCTCAGATGTGAAGCTCAA GCTGTACGACCGGAGTCTGGAATCCAACCCGGAGCAGCTGCAGGCCATGAAGCACATTGTTATGGGTACCACCCGCCCTGCCCCGTACATCATCTTTGGGCCTCCAGGCACTGGCAAGACTGTCACCTTAGTGGAAGCCATCAAGCAG GTGGTGAAGCACTTGCCCAAAGCCCACATCCTGGCCTGTGCTCCGTCCAACTCGGGGGCCGACCTCCTCTGTCAACGCCTCCGGGTCCACCTGCCCAGCTCCATCTACCGCCTCCTGGCTCCCAGCAGGGATATCCGCATGGTGCCTGAGGACATCAAG CCCTGCTGTAACTGGGATGCAAAGAAGGGGGATTACGTGTTTCCTTCCAAGAAGAAGCTGCAGGAATATCGCGTGTTAATTACCACGCTCATCACTGCCAGCAg GTTGGTCTCGGCCCAGTTTCCCATCGATCACTTCACACACATCTTCATCGATGAGGCTGGCCACTCCATGGAGCCGGAGAGCCTGGTGGCCATAGCAG GGCTGATGGAAGTCAAGGAAGCAGACAATCCAGGAGGGCAGCTGGTGCTGGCAGGAGACCCTCGGCAGCTGGGGCCTGTGCTGCGCTGCCCACTGACCCAGAAGCATGGGCTGGGGTACTCACTGCTGGAGCGGCTGCTCACCTACAATGCCCTGTACAAGAAGGGCCCTGATGGCTATAACCCCCAGTTCATAACCAAGCTGCTACGCAACTACAG gtCTCACCCCACCATCCTGGACATTCCTAACCAGCTGTATTATGAAGGGGAGCTGCAGGCCTGTGCGGACGTTGTGGACCGAGAGCGCTTCTGCCGCTGGGAAGGTCTGCCTCGACAG GACTTTCCCATCATCTTTCACGGCGTAATGGGCAAGGATGAGCGTGAAGGCAACAGCCCATCCTTCTTCAACCCCGAAGAGGCTGCCACGGTGACTTCCTACCTGAAGCAGCTCCTGGCCCCCTCCTCCAAGAAGGGCAAAGCCCGTCTGAGCCCCCGAAGCGTGGGCGTCATCTCTCCATACCGGAAGCAG GTGGAAAAAATTCGTTACTGCATCACCAAACTTGACAAGGAGCTTCGGGGACTGGATGACATCAAGGACTTGAAG gtgggctCCGTGGAAGAGTTTCAAGGCCAGGAGCGCAGCGTCATCCTCATCTCCACCGTGCGGAGCAGCCAGAGCTTTGTGCAGCTGGATCTGGACTTTAACCTGGGTTTCCTCAAGAACCCCAAG AGGTTCAACGTGGCTGTGACCCGTGCCAAGGCTTTGCTCATCGTGGTGGGCAACCCGCTCCTGCTGGGCCACGACCCCGACTGGAAAGT ATTCCTAGAGTTCTGTAAAGAAAACGGGGGGTATACCGGGTGCCCCTTCCCTGCCAAACTGGACCTGCAGCAGGGGCAGAACTTACTCCAGGGTCTGAGCAAACTCAGCCCCTCTACCTCAG GACCCAAAAGTCACGACTGCCAGGCGCGGGAGGGTGAAGGGGGCCTGCCCCTGCAAGTGGAGCCCGAGTGGAGGAATGAGCTCTGA
- the RHOC gene encoding rho-related GTP-binding protein RhoC isoform X1, which translates to MAAIRKKLVIVGDGACGKTCLLIVFSKDQFPEVYVPTVFENYIADIEVDGKQVELALWDTAGQEDYDRLRPLSYPDTDVILMCFSIDSPDSLENIPEKWTPEVKHFCPNVPIILVGNKKDLRQDEHTRRELAKMKQEPVRSEEGRDMANRISAFGYLECSAKTKEGVREVFEMATRAGLQVRKNKRRRGCPIL; encoded by the exons ATGGCTGCCATTCGAAAGAAGCTGGTGATCGTGGGGGATGGGGCCTGTGGGAAGACCTGCCTCCTCATCGTCTTCAGCAAGGATCAGTTCCCAGAAGTCTATGTCCCTACTGTCTTTGAGAACTACATCGCCGACATAGAGGTGGACGGCAAGCAG GTGGAGCTGGCTCTGTGGGACACAGCAGGGCAGGAAGACTATGATCGCCTGCGGCCTCTCTCCTACCCGGACACTGATGTCATCCTCATGTGCTTCTCCATCGACAGCCCCGACAGCCTGG AAAACATTCCTGAGAAGTGGACCCCGGAGGTGAAGCACTTCTGCCCCAACGTGCCCATCATCCTAGTGGGGAATAAGAAGGACCTGAGGCAAGATGAACATACCCGGAGAGAGCTGGCCAAGATGAAGCAG GAGCCTGTTCGATCTGAGGAAGGCCGGGACATGGCAAACCGGATCAGTGCCTTTGGCTACCTTGAGTGCTCAGCCAAGACCAAGGAGGGGGTGCGGGAGGTGTTTGAGATGGCCACTAGGGCTGGCCTCCAGGTCCGCAAGAATAAGCGCCGGAGGGGCTGCCCCATTCTCTGA
- the RHOC gene encoding rho-related GTP-binding protein RhoC isoform X2, whose protein sequence is MPEQVPFPPSSPFAGCLGFQGGLGGPREVFVDLLAFPNIPTASSLPAPAMAAIRKKLVIVGDGACGKTCLLIVFSKDQFPEVYVPTVFENYIADIEVDGKQVELALWDTAGQEDYDRLRPLSYPDTDVILMCFSIDSPDSLENIPEKWTPEVKHFCPNVPIILVGNKKDLRQDEHTRRELAKMKQEPVRSEEGRDMANRISAFGYLECSAKTKEGVREVFEMATRAGLQVRKNKRRRGCPIL, encoded by the exons ATGCCTGAGCaagtccctttccctccctcctctcccttcgcTGGATGCCTCGGTTTCCAGGGAGGGCTTGGGGGCCCTAGAGAAGTGTTTGTGGACTTACTGGCTTTTCCCAACATCCCCACTGCCTCTTCCCTACCAGCCCCAGCCATGGCTGCCATTCGAAAGAAGCTGGTGATCGTGGGGGATGGGGCCTGTGGGAAGACCTGCCTCCTCATCGTCTTCAGCAAGGATCAGTTCCCAGAAGTCTATGTCCCTACTGTCTTTGAGAACTACATCGCCGACATAGAGGTGGACGGCAAGCAG GTGGAGCTGGCTCTGTGGGACACAGCAGGGCAGGAAGACTATGATCGCCTGCGGCCTCTCTCCTACCCGGACACTGATGTCATCCTCATGTGCTTCTCCATCGACAGCCCCGACAGCCTGG AAAACATTCCTGAGAAGTGGACCCCGGAGGTGAAGCACTTCTGCCCCAACGTGCCCATCATCCTAGTGGGGAATAAGAAGGACCTGAGGCAAGATGAACATACCCGGAGAGAGCTGGCCAAGATGAAGCAG GAGCCTGTTCGATCTGAGGAAGGCCGGGACATGGCAAACCGGATCAGTGCCTTTGGCTACCTTGAGTGCTCAGCCAAGACCAAGGAGGGGGTGCGGGAGGTGTTTGAGATGGCCACTAGGGCTGGCCTCCAGGTCCGCAAGAATAAGCGCCGGAGGGGCTGCCCCATTCTCTGA